Proteins encoded in a region of the Sugiyamaella lignohabitans strain CBS 10342 chromosome B, complete sequence genome:
- the RSA4 gene encoding Rsa4p (WD-repeat protein involved in ribosome biogenesis; may interact with ribosomes; required for maturation and efficient intra-nuclear transport or pre-60S ribosomal subunits, localizes to the nucleolus; GO_component: GO:0005730 - nucleolus [Evidence IEA]; GO_component: GO:0005730 - nucleolus [Evidence IDA] [PMID 16221974]; GO_component: GO:0005634 - nucleus [Evidence IEA]; GO_component: GO:0005840 - ribosome [Evidence IDA] [PMID 16702403]; GO_function: GO:0003674 - molecular_function [Evidence ND]; GO_process: GO:0000027 - ribosomal large subunit assembly [Evidence IMP] [PMID 16221974]; GO_process: GO:0042254 - ribosome biogenesis [Evidence IEA]), producing MIRAIPLTCTGHSRPVTHLSFSGILDKPATIDGAEEGTSYLLISACKDGNPMLRDGVTGDWLGTFIGHKGAIWCSRLTEDGSHAITASADFSVILWDTKTGNALGVFPHEHIVRSCDFRKNNSVDIKDDSTDTRLLIVTAGQEKIVRIWDTSSRRVLKAWEIEKPVRTVLWPCRGVIITVTNRDITWWSVPDSELNLQLSSDTDSTLPAMSQPEFTQAPSVPTLDHSLLKSTVPLESNHARVVSGSSSSSSSSSSSSIIIPASSEPELPRDSKFLNPTAKVTLDFDIIGQVEHDGQWIIVPAGKSVLFYHYSTGELVKKLDFEYTVSAASISKEKSGESRTLSTGCTSDTWVRFHDFDSGKLLDTAKGHHGPVHAVWYSPDGSLAASGSEDGTIRLWKTAKGSYGLWNEI from the coding sequence AGATAAACCTGCCACTATCGACGGTGCTGAAGAGGGAAcatcttatttattaatatcagCCTGTAAGGATGGCAACCCGATGCTTAGAGATGGGGTTACTGGTGATTGGTTGGGAACATTCATAGGCCATAAGGGCGCAATATGGTGTTCAAGATTAACTGAAGATGGGTCCCACGCAATAACCGCAAGCGCTGATTTTTCTGTCATCCTCTGGGATACTAAAACAGGTAATGCTCTAGGAGTCTTCCCACATGAACATATAGTGAGGAGTTGTGATTTcagaaaaaataattcagTCGATATAAAAGATGATTCAACTGATACAAGGCTGTTGATAGTAACTGCTGGACAAGAAAAGATTGTACGCATTTGGGATACTTCTAGTCGACGGGTACTAAAGGCATGGGAAATTGAAAAGCCCGTCAGAACCGTGCTATGGCCTTGTAGAGGAGTTATTATTACGGTTACTAATAGGGATATAACTTGGTGGAGCGTTCCCGATTCAGAGTTGAATTTGCAACTATCTTCTGATACAGACTCAACACTACCAGCTATGTCTCAACCAGAGTTCACACAAGCACCATCTGTTCCAACATTAGATCACTCATTATTAAAATCAACAGTACCTCTAGAGTCGAATCACGCAAGGGTTGTATCTGGATCcagctcatcatcatcatcatcatcatcatcatcaatcaTAATACCTGCATCATCTGAACCTGAGTTGCCTAGAGACTCAAAGTTTCTCAATCCAACCGCAAAAGTAACGTTAGATTTCGATATAATTGGCCAAGTAGAACACGATGGTCAATGGATAATCGTGCCTGCAGGAAAGTCGGTCCTGTTCTACCACTATTCTACTGGAGAGCTTGTCAAGAAACTTGATTTTGAGTATACCGTTTCAGCAGCTAGTAtctcaaaagaaaagagcGGGGAAAGCAGAACGCTTTCGACTGGCTGTACGTCAGATACATGGGTCAGATTCCATGACTTTGATTCTGGCAAACTTCTTGACACCGCCAAGGGTCATCATGGACCAGTTCATGCCGTATGGTACTCTCCTGACGGCTCTCTAGCAGCATCCGGCTCCGAGGACGGAACTATTCGACTTTGGAAGACTGCTAAGGGTAGCTACGGATTATGGAATGAGATATAa
- the OXP1 gene encoding Oxp1p (5-oxoprolinase; enzyme is ATP-dependent and functions as a dimer; similar to mouse Oplah gene; green fluorescent protein (GFP)-fusion protein localizes to the cytoplasm; protein abundance increases in response to DNA replication stress; GO_component: GO:0005737 - cytoplasm [Evidence IEA,IEA]; GO_component: GO:0005737 - cytoplasm [Evidence IDA] [PMID 14562095]; GO_component: GO:0005737 - cytoplasm [Evidence IDA] [PMID 22842922]; GO_function: GO:0017168 - 5-oxoprolinase (ATP-hydrolyzing) activity [Evidence IEA]; GO_function: GO:0017168 - 5-oxoprolinase (ATP-hydrolyzing) activity [Evidence IDA,IMP] [PMID 20402795]; GO_function: GO:0005524 - ATP binding [Evidence IEA]; GO_function: GO:0003824 - catalytic activity [Evidence IEA]; GO_function: GO:0016787 - hydrolase activity [Evidence IEA,IEA]; GO_function: GO:0000166 - nucleotide binding [Evidence IEA]; GO_process: GO:0006749 - glutathione metabolic process [Evidence IMP] [PMID 20349993]): protein MGTSIPKGEPLDLSLVESIRMGTTVATNALLERKGEPVAFIVTKGFKDILSIGQQARPDIFDLTVAKLGNLYESVYEVDERITVEGYSENPLKENELLEDEVRENDDLVIGTSGEVLRILKRPNVEAVRAMLKRIHDSGIRSLAIALLHSYIYPDHEQLIATEARKLGFVDISVSSTIQPMIKIVSRSNSTTADAYLSPITTRYIENIGKGFKGGLETVGHKLLFMQSDGGLTSWSQFSGLRAILSGPAGGVVGYAKTSYENTPVLGFDMGGTSTDVSRYDGSLEHIFETTTAQITIQSPQLDINTVAAGGGSILFWKKGLFVVGPESASAHPGPACYRKGGPLTVTDANLFLGRILPDYFPKIFGPNENEPLDSDIVRSKFEKLTKEINDDRAKEGHTRPLGLEDVAMGFLQVANEAMCRPIRTLTEGKGYITSRHHLASFGGAGGQHAHAIASILGISKVVIHRYSSLLSAYGMSLADVVHEVQRPESTELTNESLVGLNKRLDEISDEAIKALVNQGFSTKDVYVERYLNLKYRGTETFIMVKGRDASTYIEDFISQHRQEFGFSLEREVLVGDIRVRAVANSNPPVDNLLPSVSIEKYPPEPAKDDLIETKSKVYFEHTGWCEAKVYRIDNLTHGAQVTGPAMIIDKTQTIVVAPNAVATALPCHIIIDIDNSKSENHLDNSEIDPIQLSVFGHRFMSIAEQMGQTLQKTAISTNIKERLDFSCAIFAADGGLVANAPHIPVHLGSMSSAVSFQRDLWHGKLEEGDVLVANHPAYGGSHLPDITVITPVFKEDRIIFWAASRGHHSDIGGITAGSMPPFSKHLWEEGAMIKGFKVVKNYKFDESGIINLLYDEPAKYPGCSGSRSLSDSLSDLKAQIAANNKGINLLQQLIKDFSLEVVQLYMGGIQDNAEHSVRELFKSVAKKFGNHLEAEDFIDDGTRISLAIDINSENGDAAFDFSGTGPQIYGNLNAPRSITHSAILYALRSMISDDIPLNQGCLNPLKINIPPSTLLSPAPEAATVGGNVETSQRITDVVLRAFRAMGASQGTCNNFTFGYGGETLEDGTKRPGFGYYETIAGGAGAGPNWQGQSGVQVHMTNTRSTDPEILEKRYPCILHEFAVRVGSGGRGQNHGGDGVIRDIEFRVPMQVSILSERRAIPPYGMEGGEPGAKGVNLWYKGDGKGGVSIISLGGKNTTMVNAGDRVVIMTPGGGGYGTPEESEELKHKISSNNSANSFTARASGSVYERRAMAASS from the coding sequence ATGGGCACTTCCATTCCAAAGGGAGAACCATTGGATTTGTCGCTAGTGGAAAGTATTCGTATGGGGACGACAGTAGCCACAAATGCTCTACTAGAAAGGAAAGGTGAGCCTGTAGCGTTTATTGTTACGAAGGGATTCAAAGATATATTGTCAATTGGCCAGCAAGCAAGACcagatatttttgatttgacaGTCGCAAAGCTGGGAAACCTCTATGAATCGGTATATGAAGTGGATGAAAGGATAACTGTTGAAGGGTATTCAGAAAACCCGttaaaagaaaatgaattGCTCGAGGATGAAGTGAGAGAAAACGATGATCTGGTCATTGGAACTAGTGGAGAAGTATTACGAATTCTTAAACGTCCCAATGTTGAAGCTGTTAGAGCTATGCTCAAGCGTATACATGATTCAGGAATAAGGAGTTTGGCCATTGCCCTTTTGCACTCATATATTTATCCAGATCATGAGCAATTGATTGCTACAGAGGCTCGTAAGTTAGGATTCGTAGATATTTCTGTTTCGTCTACAATTCAGCCTATGATCAAAATCGTATCAAGATCTAATTCAACCACTGCCGATGCTTATCTTTCTCCCATTACAACTAGATATATTGAGAATATCGGCAAGGGGTTTAAAGGTGGACTCGAAACCGTCGGACATAAGCTGCTGTTCATGCAGTCTGACGGAGGTCTGACATCTTGGTCACAGTTTTCAGGCCTACGTGCGATATTATCCGGCCCTGCAGGCGGTGTAGTCGGCTATGCCAAAACGTCATATGAAAACACACCTGTTCTTGGTTTCGATATGGGAGGTACTTCCACGGACGTTAGCAGATACGATGGATCCCTAGAGCATATTTTTGAGACTACAACAGCTCAAATAACTATCCAATCACCGCAACTTGATATTAATACTGTGGCTGCGGGAGGTGGATCGATTCTGTTTTGGAAAAAGGGATTGTTCGTTGTTGGTCCAGAAAGTGCTAGTGCCCATCCTGGCCCTGCTTGCTACCGAAAAGGAGGCCCTTTGACTGTTACCGATGCCAATCTTTTCCTGGGCCGCATCTTACCAGACTACTTTCCGAAGATTTTCGGTCCCAATGAAAATGAGCCCCTTGATTCGGATATTGTTAGGTCCAAATTTGAAAAACTTACCAAAGAGATTAATGACGACCGGGCAAAAGAGGGTCACACCCGCCCTCTCGGACTAGAAGATGTCGCCATGGGCTTTTTACAAGTGGCCAATGAGGCAATGTGTAGACCAATCCGTACTTTGACAGAAGGTAAGGGATACATAACTAGCAGGCACCATTTGGCAAGTTTTGGTGGAGCAGGAGGACAACATGCACATGCGATTGCTTCCATCCTGGGGATTTCCAAGGTAGTAATCCACCGCTATTCTTCACTGTTGTCGGCATACGGTATGTCCTTGGCAGATGTAGTTCACGAAGTACAACGACCAGAGTCTACAGAATTGACGAATGAGAGCCTCGTGGGtttaaataaaagattAGACGAAATCAGTGATGAAGCTATCAAAGCATTGGTTAACCAAGGTTTTTCGACCAAAGATGTATATGTCGAAAGATATTTAAATCTCAAATATCGCGGTACTGAAACATTCATTATGGTTAAAGGGAGAGATGCATCCACCTATATTGAGGATTTCATCTCTCAACATAGGCAAGAGTTCGGATTTTCTTTAGAACGCGAAGTACTAGTCGGTGACATCCGTGTACGGGCAGTTGCGAATAGTAATCCTCCAGTTGATAATTTGTTACCTTCTGTCAGtattgaaaaatatcctCCAGAGCCAGCTAAAGACGATTTGATTGAAACAAAATCGAAGGTTTATTTTGAACACACTGGTTGGTGTGAAGCTAAAGTTTACCGTATTGATAACCTGACTCATGGTGCTCAGGTAACAGGCCCAGCTATGATTATTGATAAGACTCAGACTATTGTGGTTGCCCCCAATGCTGTTGCTACTGCTCTGCCTTGTCATATcattattgatattgataatagtaAAAGTGAAAATCACCTAGACAATAGTGAAATTGATCCTATTCAGTTGTCTGTGTTCGGTCATAGGTTTATGAGTATCGCTGAACAGATGGGACAGACGTTGCAGAAAACAGCAATTTCCACAAACATAAAGGAGAGACTGGATTTCTCTTGTGCCATTTTTGCCGCAGACGGTGGTTTGGTGGCCAATGCACCACATATCCCGGTTCATCTAGGTTCCATGTCATCAGCGGTCTCTTTTCAGCGGGACCTTTGGCATGGTAAGTTAGAAGAAGGTGATGTTCTCGTCGCTAACCACCCTGCTTATGGTGGTTCGCATTTACCTGATATCACTGTCATCACTCCTGTGTTCAAGGAAGATAGAATAATATTCTGGGCGGCTTCGAGGGGCCATCACTCAGATATCGGTGGTATTACAGCTGGATCTATGCCGCCATTCTCAAAGCATTTGTGGGAAGAAGGGGCGATGATCAAGGGTTTTAAAGTAGTCAAAAATTACAAATTTGACGAGTCTGGaattattaatttattgtaTGATGAACCGGCAAAGTATCCAGGATGTAGTGGGTCAAGGAGTTTGTCCGATTCTCTTTCTGATCTAAAGGCACAAATCGCAGCTAATAATAAGGGGATAAATTTACTCCAGCAGCTCATAAAAGATTTCTCATTGGAAGTAGTACAACTCTATATGGGTGGCATTCAGGATAATGCAGAACACAGTGTACGTGAGTTGTTTAAATCGGTTGCCAAGAAATTTGGCAACCATCTCGAAGCTGAGGATTTTATTGATGATGGTACAAGGATTAGTCTTGCAATTGATATTAATTCTGAAAATGGAGATGCTGCATTCGATTTTTCTGGAACGGGCCCTCAAATATACGGGAACTTAAATGCTCCTAGGTCTATTACACATTCAGCTATTTTATATGCGTTGCGTTCCATGATATCCGACGATATCCCACTGAATCAGGGTTGTCTTAATCCGTTGAAAATCAATATTCCCCCATCAACTCTGTTATCACCTGCTCCTGAAGCAGCGACTGTTGGTGGGAATGTCGAGACCTCACAGCGTATCACTGATGTTGTTCTTAGAGCATTCAGGGCTATGGGTGCTTCTCAGGGCACATGCAACAATTTTACATTTGGATATGGGGGAGAAACGCTTGAAGATGGTACCAAGAGACCTGGTTTTGGCTACTACGAAACTATTGCTGGTGGCGCTGGAGCGGGACCGAATTGGCAAGGACAAAGTGGTGTACAGGTCCATATGACGAATACTCGATCCACCGACCCAGAAATTCTTGAGAAGCGTTATCCATGTATATTACATGAGTTTGCCGTTCGGGTTGGTTCCGGTGGTCGAGGACAGAACCATGGAGGTGACGGTGTTATTCGTGATATCGAATTTAGAGTACCAATGCAGGTTTCGATTCTTTCCGAAAGAAGGGCGATTCCTCCCTATGGCATGGAAGGCGGCGAACCAGGTGCAAAAGGTGTAAATCTCTGGTACAAGGGTGATGGAAAGGGTGGGGTCTCAATTATATCCTTGGGAGGCAAGAATACAACTATGGTCAATGCGGGCGACAGAGTTGTCATCATGACACCTGGCGGGGGTGGTTACGGCACTCCGGAAGAGTCGGAGGAGCTGAAACATAAGATTAGTAGCAACAACAGTGCTAATAGTTTTACTGCTAGAGCCTCAGGAAGTGTATATGAAAGGCGGGCGATGGCAGCCAGTAGTTGA